ATATATGAGTAAAATCTAAAAAGACGATCGTTTAGATTTCTCAAGCAACGATTTTTCTTGTCAGAAAAAAACATGGACACTTTCTTTCCAGTTAAATTACATTGAGTTTCTTCAAgctgatataaaaaatattaggcGATTATTGAGCATGCAGCCATACACTACAATTGGCTTTACTCTTTTCCGCAATTTTTAACATTGCAAAATGTATATAATACGTGTTTGTTTCTTAGAAAGCACATTATCCCGACCTTGTTGCGACTTCAGGCGATTACTTGCGTGTCTGGAGGGTTGGTGCTGACGAAGTGCGATTAGAAGCTTTGTTAAATAATGTAAGTCATTAAATGCCAGCCAACTACCGGAGAAAATTTGATTTggtttattttgtctgtttgtgaTAAAATCCAAGGCCATGGTTACATGTTTTCTATGTGGAAAAATCTTTGTGCATTCACATTTTATGTACGCAAGTCTATCTGTACACCTTTTTGTTTCTGTATGGGAAACCATAATTTTTTCAGAATAAAAATTCAGACTATTGCGCACCATTGACGTCATTTGATTGGAATGAAATGGACCCGAACATCCTAGGAACATCAAGCATTGACACCACTTGCACGATATGGGGATTAGAGGTATGCACGTCTTATATTGAGTGAAATATATAGTTTCCCTACCATAGTTCTTTACAAACTTGGAGTAATGTTATGGTGTAATGCTTGTCTTATTTTAGACGGGCCAACCTTTGGGAAGAGTTCAAGGCCATGTAAAGACGCAATTAATCGCACACGATAAGGAGGTATGGGATTTATGCCACTTGCTAATCCACTGATTTTGTCATTTTGTTCTTTTGCACAGCAAAACGAATGGCTGGTTATATTGTTTCAACTTCTTTAAActcattgaattttttttggttttgtagattattttatttttacttatttttttttatttttttgttgtgtttttgtttgtttgtttgtttgtttgcttctcTTTAGTACGAGAGAGCttttattccaaaaaaaattgttttgtgatttatgacaaaagtttaaattaatttatattgGTGTAAGTACCAGTGATTTAGCCAGATCGTGGAAACCTGGACTCGAGAGAGAACACCTTGAATGCAACATATTTAATTACAACTTTGTGTGTATGATTGGTGATGGCATCTATCGTTTCTTGTGTCTGTGtgcttaaaaaaaatacaacaaactAGCTTAAAACTTTCTCATTCATAATGATGTTTTTGTGTCGTTAAATGCTAATGGGAAGATTGTTGTCGTCATTTTTATTCAGGTGTATGACATCGCGTTTAGTCGTGCATGTGGTGGCAGAGACTTGTTTGCATCAGTGGGTGGAGATGGTTCGGTGAGAATGTTTGATCTCAGGTTAGTAGAACCTTTTTGCCTTACTGCTGCTATTGAGTTTGTTATCAAAAGGTAGATCAGTCCTTACATGTTTCTAGATCTTTAGTAAGTTGATTCATCTGCTCTGCATGAAACAAACCCACGTAGAGGAAAATTTGTTTTAGTTGAATTATTTGGTCGCTTTTTTGCTTCCTTAAAAAGTATTTGCTTGTTAGGTTACAAGTCCCATCGCTTTAGTTacttaaaaagttaataaataaaGAATTCAGACAATACGGagaaaataatactttaatatTTGTTCAACAATGTTCCAAAGCGAATTTTTGTTTTGCATTCGTTGCAATAAGCGAATTAAGCTTTTCTGTATTAAAAATTTGGTTCATTTAGGCACTTAGAACATTCCACTATTATTTACGAAGAGCCTCAACACACTCCTCTGTTGAGATTAGCATGGAATAAACAGGACCCGAATTATTTGTGCACGTTTGCGTTGGATAGCTTGGaggtttgtttttcattttgttaTGTACGAATGTATAAAATAAAATCACACAATAGGAGAACCAGACCAGAGAACATGTaattagtaagtaagtaacgttGTGTGTAAGAAAGTGGTTACACAAAACATTAGATTTATTATAATTTGGTTttattttaatactattatttttAAGACAATCATCCTGGACATGCGTATGCCGTGTACACCTGTCGCGCGGTTAAGTAATCATCGCGCGGCTGTTAATGGTATCGCCTGGGCACCACATTCATCGTGTCATGTGTGCACATCAGGTGAGTAATTACATAATTTGGCGCATTATACATGAATACAGTTGGACGCGTTTAAAATGTGTTGTGGAAGATATGCTAGAATGGGAGAATGACGTTAAATACCTCCTCTTATATGTACTTGCAACAAAATATAAACTGTAATACTGTACTGTAATATCTTTCCACCTTGAACTTGTATATCGAATTCGATTTGAACATTATCTGTAAGGaagaaaaagtaaaagcaaACGTATAAACAGAGTTCAGAATTCCTGGAATGAGGCTTTTTTCGGAGTGTCAGCTCTGTCAGGAAATGTGAGAAAGAAAAGAAGGCAATATTGAGCCGACATTGTTGGTGTTTAATCATGTTGCTTTGTTTATTCAGCGGACGACCATCAAGCTCTAATATGGGATATTCAACAAATGCCACGCGCTATCGAAGATCCCATTTTGGCTTACACAGCTGAGGGGGAGATCAACAACGTGCAGTGGGCTTCAAATCAACCGGACTGGATTGCGATATGTTACAATAAGAACGTGGAAATATTAAGAGTATAATAGCACTGGTGAAGTGAACCAAGCTCCACCATGGAGTGTAAATGGGTGATGCAGTGGAATGACCTGTGCTACACCGTGTCAAAGTTCTGTATATTCCAGGGCAGATTTAAGTACGTTGTATCTTCAGGAACGCCAGCATAAATTATCCACCAAGAAAACGTATCTGTCGAAGCAGATAATCATCGGAGCTGGTCCTCATTTTTACCTTGATgtaaataattgtaaataatAGATTTATTATgcggaaaaaaaatcattcagaAATTCATTGGTGGCTTGCCCTGGTGTTTATGTACTTGTATATGCGAATGTTTCTTGATCTTAAGCTAAACGCGATTTACT
This DNA window, taken from Hydractinia symbiolongicarpus strain clone_291-10 chromosome 15, HSymV2.1, whole genome shotgun sequence, encodes the following:
- the LOC130629305 gene encoding DDB1- and CUL4-associated factor 7-like; protein product: MTSQTPKRKEIYKYTAPWVVYGMNWSVRPDKRFRLALGSFIEEYSNKVQIIQLDEQGGEFAVQATFDHPYPTTKIIWIPDDKAHYPDLVATSGDYLRVWRVGADEVRLEALLNNNKNSDYCAPLTSFDWNEMDPNILGTSSIDTTCTIWGLETGQPLGRVQGHVKTQLIAHDKEVYDIAFSRACGGRDLFASVGGDGSVRMFDLRHLEHSTIIYEEPQHTPLLRLAWNKQDPNYLCTFALDSLETIILDMRMPCTPVARLSNHRAAVNGIAWAPHSSCHVCTSADDHQALIWDIQQMPRAIEDPILAYTAEGEINNVQWASNQPDWIAICYNKNVEILRV